A DNA window from Pedobacter africanus contains the following coding sequences:
- a CDS encoding ankyrin repeat domain-containing protein, whose translation MTQTTQIIIHAARIGNIEVLEELIRRKTDLDARDEKGYTPLIIACYNNQYQAAKLLLEAGADVDAQDNGGNTALMGVAFKGYKDIATLLISHGASLNLRHGNGGTALMFAAMFGRNDLLQLLLDHGADKTILDVRGLSVLDLAAQQGNETAIAILQN comes from the coding sequence ATGACACAAACTACTCAGATTATCATTCACGCAGCAAGGATCGGCAACATAGAAGTGCTTGAAGAGCTAATCCGCCGGAAAACAGACCTGGATGCCAGGGATGAAAAAGGATATACACCGTTGATCATTGCCTGTTATAACAACCAGTACCAGGCTGCTAAATTGTTGTTGGAGGCGGGTGCGGATGTTGATGCACAGGATAATGGCGGCAATACAGCTTTAATGGGTGTAGCTTTTAAAGGATATAAGGACATCGCCACTCTTTTGATCAGTCATGGTGCCAGTTTAAACCTTCGCCATGGTAATGGCGGAACAGCACTGATGTTTGCGGCTATGTTTGGAAGAAACGACCTCCTACAACTCTTATTGGACCATGGCGCCGATAAAACCATACTGGATGTCAGGGGACTTTCTGTTTTAGATCTGGCGGCTCAGCAAGGCAACGAAACAGCTATTGCAATACTTCAAAATTAA
- a CDS encoding RNA polymerase sigma-70 factor has translation MNHYSTSTDKELLDLVKSNDYAAFNELYSRHSDALYGSAYNVLRNREACRDIIQDIFVWFWQNRDKWELNSCRGYLLTAVKFKTANYIRNNKVGKNFFAELSSIEIESDDEAAAMEVRELSDLIKRLAEQLPGKHGEIFRLSRYAQLSNKEIAAQLGITEKTVENQMTIALKKMKEKLGPGNAFLLLLL, from the coding sequence ATGAACCACTATAGTACATCTACCGATAAGGAATTGCTGGATTTGGTTAAAAGCAATGATTATGCTGCTTTTAATGAGTTGTATAGCCGTCATTCAGATGCACTATACGGCTCTGCTTATAATGTACTGCGCAACCGGGAGGCCTGCCGGGATATTATTCAGGATATATTTGTATGGTTCTGGCAAAACCGGGACAAATGGGAGCTGAATTCCTGCAGAGGTTACCTTTTAACTGCGGTTAAATTTAAAACTGCCAATTACATTCGCAACAATAAAGTTGGCAAGAATTTTTTTGCAGAATTGTCTTCAATCGAAATTGAAAGCGATGATGAAGCAGCCGCAATGGAGGTCAGGGAGTTATCTGATTTAATAAAAAGGCTGGCAGAACAGCTTCCGGGTAAGCACGGTGAAATTTTCAGGTTAAGCCGTTATGCTCAATTGAGCAACAAGGAAATTGCGGCACAGCTGGGAATAACTGAAAAGACAGTTGAAAATCAAATGACGATAGCCTTAAAAAAAATGAAAGAAAAATTAGGGCCAGGCAATGCATTTCTGTTGCTGCTCCTTTAA
- a CDS encoding FecR family protein, translating to MIDKDQYIAIAGKVADGIASDSELALYNAYYNTYQSKYPAWNKLGKAQKKHMLDETALLIQAQLKPKASLKQFKLWSRVTVVAAAVTAIMLGVFIYYISSTRPTALGPEFVSGSKDIAPGKNRATLTFADGKVVTLSAAKQGVVVGDHKLTYNDGSLLPSSKAATQSEHQMRMLTAATPRGGTYHVTLPDGTVVWLNAASTLKFPSTFSKQTERRVELTGEAYFEVFKNKDQPFIVHARNQDVRVLGTRFNIENYPDVSFCRTSLVEGSIQLSRSTPGPGTQDVILVPGQQALLTNSALNVEIADVNAAIAWTKGDFVFLKEDLPGIMKELARWYDIEVEYRDAPQHLRFDAIISRSKNLSAILQTMQITGRVKFKIDGRKVIVTK from the coding sequence ATGATAGACAAAGATCAATATATAGCAATTGCAGGAAAAGTGGCTGACGGGATTGCATCCGACAGCGAACTTGCATTGTATAATGCTTACTACAATACCTACCAGTCGAAATACCCCGCCTGGAATAAACTGGGTAAAGCCCAGAAAAAACATATGCTAGATGAAACAGCTTTGCTGATCCAGGCACAGTTGAAACCAAAAGCATCTCTCAAACAATTTAAATTGTGGTCTCGGGTTACTGTGGTGGCTGCTGCAGTAACAGCAATTATGCTGGGTGTATTTATATATTATATCTCATCTACCCGGCCGACTGCCTTAGGTCCTGAATTTGTTTCAGGGTCTAAGGATATTGCGCCTGGAAAAAACAGGGCTACACTCACATTTGCTGACGGTAAAGTGGTTACACTTAGCGCAGCCAAGCAAGGTGTAGTGGTAGGAGATCACAAGTTGACCTATAATGATGGTTCGTTATTACCGAGTTCGAAGGCTGCAACGCAATCTGAGCATCAAATGCGCATGCTTACTGCTGCTACACCACGAGGTGGTACCTATCATGTTACACTTCCCGATGGAACTGTGGTATGGCTTAATGCGGCCTCTACCCTTAAGTTCCCTTCAACCTTTAGCAAGCAGACAGAAAGAAGGGTAGAACTGACGGGAGAAGCTTATTTCGAGGTATTTAAAAATAAGGATCAGCCGTTTATAGTGCACGCTCGAAATCAGGATGTAAGGGTGCTGGGTACACGGTTTAACATAGAAAACTATCCGGATGTAAGCTTTTGCAGAACAAGCCTGGTTGAAGGATCAATACAGCTGAGCCGTAGTACGCCCGGGCCGGGAACACAGGATGTAATATTGGTACCAGGCCAGCAAGCCTTGTTAACGAATAGCGCCTTAAATGTTGAAATTGCAGATGTAAATGCCGCAATCGCGTGGACAAAAGGTGATTTCGTGTTCTTAAAAGAAGATCTGCCTGGTATCATGAAAGAGCTGGCCAGATGGTACGACATAGAGGTCGAATACCGGGATGCTCCTCAACACCTGCGTTTTGATGCCATTATATCGCGCTCAAAAAACCTTTCAGCGATACTTCAGACCATGCAGATCACGGGAAGGGTCAAATTTAAAATAGATGGCCGTAAGGTAATCGTGACTAAATAA
- a CDS encoding SusC/RagA family TonB-linked outer membrane protein: protein MKINRFNLGMPFCRLPNVSYCIMRINIIVLIIAIFAVQVSASTGYAQKITIHKNNVSLATVLKEIRLQSGYDFIYDVDLIRQVKVISIEVSNAALEDALKACLKNQPFTFSIANNTIIIKEKSNGILDGLLSYFKAIDIRGRVVSEDGKPIPGANILIKGTKNGTRTNEKGEFFIRGIEMKTTLVISYIGYKTREVVATGKENELLIKMELEEQMMKDVVITGMFERKKESFTGSAATITGDQLRAVGNQNVVQMLRSLDPSFIIVDNNLKGSDPNALARIELRGKTSIAQNTNLGTLTDQFAVDPNMPLFILDGFESSLRQITDLDINRIASITILKDAASTALYGARSANGVIVVETIRPKAGELRVSYTGDFSVSAADLSDYNLMNSEEKLEFERLAGRYNGNGVGNEDYVMLERFYNQRLKTVREGINTYWLNEPLRSTAFTQNHSVYASGGSNEFQFGVGANMQNITGLMRGSDRKNWGARADLTYRSGRFNVSNRTFISGSRADESPYGSFTTYAKINPYYKKEIVGKYVEQIPAGYDGRALANVPNPLYNAQLNSEQYVTGLSLQNNLGFNFDLNRSLRFTGALQLSKNINTSVNFISPLNTVFDNTTVLEKGSYTNGRTEGFNYSGNLGVTYNKVIREKHVLTGNARAEVQETNSNFIGLTAVGFPVGVTGNPSFAYGYQPNAKPQVLTPPKTRRVNALASINYVYDNRYFLDATYRIDGSTAFGTAKRYSPFWAVGLGWNVRNEKFLKAADWISSLIVRGNMGSTGNQSFGSFASATVYTLEANSNYFGQGLYHTSLGNPNLDWQKTLQTSIGIDMGMFQNRFTATIDAYRKYTDPLIVTIDVPGSNGISSYPMNAGNMTVKGIEANLKYSPVFNLNQRIIWTLGLTGSMYNSRYNGFGNMLNSLNAEQQRSNSIQRFTDGRSPDDIWAVQSLGIDPGSGREVFLKKDGTYTFDYDPADIKVIANGRPAIEGVVNSSLRIKNLTVSAYIRYSLGGSRFNNALYDKVENISYDDLSFNQDKRALELRWKQPGDIAQFKGISLTDYTPISSRFIQKENIITGESIAVGYELTPASASWLKQVHLQNLRFSAYMNNIFRLSNIVSERGIDYPFANTVSFSINASF, encoded by the coding sequence ATGAAAATTAATAGGTTTAACCTAGGTATGCCCTTTTGCCGGCTGCCAAATGTAAGCTACTGCATTATGCGTATTAATATCATTGTATTGATCATTGCTATTTTTGCCGTACAGGTGAGTGCGTCAACAGGCTATGCACAAAAGATCACAATCCATAAAAATAATGTTTCTCTTGCAACTGTTTTAAAGGAAATAAGACTTCAAAGTGGCTATGATTTCATTTATGATGTTGACCTCATCAGGCAGGTTAAGGTTATCAGTATTGAAGTCAGTAATGCAGCCCTGGAAGATGCGCTGAAAGCCTGTTTAAAAAACCAGCCCTTTACTTTTTCCATAGCCAATAATACCATTATCATTAAAGAGAAAAGTAACGGAATACTTGATGGTCTCCTTAGCTATTTTAAGGCTATAGACATCAGGGGTAGGGTTGTATCCGAAGATGGAAAACCCATTCCAGGAGCAAACATCCTGATTAAAGGAACAAAGAACGGAACCAGAACAAATGAGAAAGGTGAGTTCTTCATTAGGGGCATAGAGATGAAAACAACACTTGTGATTTCTTACATTGGATATAAAACCAGGGAAGTTGTGGCTACCGGTAAGGAAAATGAGCTGCTGATCAAAATGGAACTGGAAGAGCAAATGATGAAAGATGTGGTGATCACCGGTATGTTTGAGCGAAAAAAGGAAAGCTTTACCGGAAGTGCAGCTACCATTACCGGCGATCAACTTCGTGCCGTGGGCAATCAGAACGTGGTCCAGATGCTCAGAAGTCTGGATCCTTCATTTATTATTGTGGACAATAATTTAAAGGGCTCCGACCCTAATGCCCTGGCCCGCATAGAGCTTCGTGGAAAAACCAGCATTGCCCAGAACACAAACCTGGGCACGCTGACAGACCAGTTTGCGGTTGACCCTAACATGCCTTTATTTATCCTGGATGGTTTTGAGTCTTCGCTCCGCCAGATCACCGATCTGGATATTAACCGAATTGCCAGTATCACCATCTTAAAAGACGCAGCTTCCACAGCATTGTACGGGGCCAGATCAGCAAACGGGGTAATTGTAGTGGAAACCATCAGGCCTAAAGCCGGAGAATTACGGGTAAGCTATACTGGGGACTTCAGCGTCAGTGCCGCCGATCTTAGCGATTATAACCTGATGAATTCAGAAGAGAAGCTCGAATTTGAGAGGTTAGCGGGACGGTATAACGGTAATGGTGTAGGTAACGAAGATTATGTAATGCTGGAACGTTTTTATAACCAGCGCCTTAAAACTGTACGTGAGGGTATTAATACCTATTGGCTTAACGAGCCCTTACGCAGTACTGCTTTTACACAAAACCATTCGGTATATGCAAGTGGCGGCAGCAACGAATTCCAGTTCGGGGTAGGTGCCAATATGCAAAACATCACGGGCTTAATGAGGGGGTCCGACCGAAAAAACTGGGGCGCCAGGGCTGATCTTACTTACAGAAGCGGCAGGTTCAATGTGTCGAACAGGACATTTATCAGCGGTTCAAGGGCAGATGAATCACCTTATGGCTCATTCACGACCTACGCTAAGATAAACCCTTATTATAAAAAGGAGATCGTAGGAAAATATGTAGAGCAAATCCCTGCGGGGTACGATGGACGGGCATTGGCTAACGTACCTAACCCGCTGTACAATGCACAGTTAAATTCAGAACAATATGTCACAGGTTTAAGTTTGCAGAATAATCTGGGCTTCAATTTTGACCTGAACCGCTCGCTCAGGTTTACCGGTGCCCTGCAATTGTCGAAAAACATCAACACTTCGGTCAATTTCATCTCCCCCTTAAATACAGTTTTTGACAACACCACCGTACTCGAAAAAGGAAGCTACACCAATGGCCGAACAGAAGGTTTTAATTATAGCGGAAATTTAGGAGTTACTTACAATAAAGTGATCAGGGAGAAACATGTATTGACAGGAAATGCCAGGGCTGAAGTACAGGAGACCAATAGCAATTTCATAGGGCTTACCGCTGTGGGCTTTCCGGTAGGTGTTACGGGCAACCCGAGTTTTGCTTACGGTTACCAGCCCAATGCCAAGCCCCAGGTATTAACGCCACCAAAAACACGAAGGGTAAATGCACTGGCCAGTATAAACTATGTATATGATAACCGCTACTTTTTAGATGCGACCTACAGGATTGACGGCTCTACAGCATTTGGTACAGCCAAGCGGTATTCGCCATTCTGGGCAGTCGGATTGGGCTGGAATGTGCGCAATGAAAAATTCCTCAAAGCAGCCGATTGGATCAGTTCACTGATTGTAAGGGGAAATATGGGTTCAACCGGTAACCAGAGTTTTGGCAGCTTTGCCTCTGCCACAGTATACACCCTGGAGGCCAACAGTAATTATTTTGGGCAAGGACTGTACCATACCAGTTTGGGCAATCCGAACCTGGACTGGCAAAAAACCCTGCAGACCAGTATAGGGATAGATATGGGGATGTTTCAGAATAGGTTTACCGCTACCATAGACGCCTACCGTAAGTACACAGATCCGCTGATTGTTACCATCGATGTTCCGGGTTCGAACGGGATATCCAGTTACCCGATGAATGCAGGTAACATGACGGTCAAAGGTATAGAGGCAAACCTCAAATACTCTCCGGTATTCAATTTAAACCAGCGGATCATCTGGACACTGGGCTTAACCGGCAGTATGTACAATAGCAGGTACAATGGTTTTGGGAACATGCTGAACAGTTTGAATGCAGAGCAGCAGCGCAGCAATTCCATACAGCGGTTTACAGACGGGAGAAGTCCGGATGACATCTGGGCTGTGCAGTCGCTGGGTATAGATCCGGGATCGGGCCGCGAGGTATTCCTTAAAAAAGACGGGACCTATACTTTTGACTATGACCCTGCAGACATTAAGGTAATCGCTAATGGCAGGCCTGCTATAGAAGGGGTGGTCAATTCCAGTTTGCGCATTAAGAACCTTACCGTAAGTGCTTATATACGCTATAGTCTGGGGGGATCCAGATTTAATAATGCATTGTATGATAAGGTTGAGAACATCAGCTATGATGACCTTTCTTTTAACCAGGACAAGCGGGCACTGGAGCTGCGCTGGAAACAGCCGGGGGATATTGCACAGTTTAAGGGCATATCCTTAACCGATTATACACCCATATCGTCCCGTTTTATACAGAAGGAGAACATCATTACCGGCGAATCTATAGCTGTAGGCTATGAACTAACACCAGCAAGCGCTTCCTGGTTAAAGCAGGTGCATTTACAAAACCTTAGGTTTTCGGCCTATATGAACAATATTTTCAGGCTCTCCAATATAGTCTCTGAACGGGGTATTGATTATCCGTTTGCCAATACGGTTTCATTTAGTATCAATGCTTCATTTTAA
- a CDS encoding RagB/SusD family nutrient uptake outer membrane protein: MKITLSTLACGFMLMALSSCNKFLDIQPEDRFLSADVFKDELSANNALNGIYLNLAKPGLYGGQLNMSTVDVLAQYYNPVTSWKQLSDYNYKDAGVQATFSSLWRSAYVAILNTNSFLTQLGQSTNIMSNERKDLLKGEAYGLRAFLHFDMLRLFGPVYSTDADKTAIPYLTVPTEKIQPLLPARVVVDSILADLDRAEQLLKNDPVRTEGVVPVSGNDPGTDFFKLRNRRLNYYAVLGIKARVLLYKSDKAGALAAATQVINEAGKWFPWTAGNQTLPGIQNPDRSFSAEVIFGVQNYDLYTQQRNLFAATLTTTSILAPVPERLTEVFENNENDYRLRINWVSGAANGKPYKTFVKYDDVVTKTLLFRNLQPLLRLSELYYIAAECTADQGTAINYINTVRKNRGLTDLDGTVVINDALKMEYRKEFWGEGQTFFYYKRKAISSIAGGLKDVNVPMNPEKYVVPLPLSETQNR, encoded by the coding sequence ATGAAAATAACTTTATCGACACTGGCATGCGGGTTCATGCTGATGGCATTGTCATCCTGTAATAAATTTCTGGATATACAGCCCGAGGACAGGTTCCTCTCGGCCGATGTCTTTAAAGATGAACTCTCGGCCAATAATGCGCTGAATGGGATTTACCTGAACCTTGCGAAGCCAGGGCTGTACGGAGGACAACTTAACATGAGCACTGTAGATGTACTGGCCCAATATTATAACCCGGTTACCAGCTGGAAGCAGTTATCGGACTACAATTACAAGGATGCCGGCGTGCAGGCCACTTTTAGTTCCTTATGGCGTTCGGCTTATGTAGCGATTTTAAACACCAATAGTTTTTTAACCCAACTGGGACAGTCAACCAACATCATGAGCAACGAGCGGAAAGACTTATTAAAGGGCGAGGCCTATGGGCTCAGGGCATTCCTGCATTTTGATATGTTAAGGTTGTTTGGGCCGGTGTATTCAACTGATGCTGATAAAACTGCTATTCCTTACCTTACGGTCCCGACCGAAAAGATACAGCCTTTATTGCCGGCAAGAGTTGTAGTGGATAGCATTCTGGCTGATTTGGACCGTGCAGAGCAGCTTTTAAAAAATGATCCGGTACGTACCGAAGGTGTGGTACCAGTAAGCGGAAATGATCCTGGAACTGATTTCTTTAAACTCAGGAACCGCCGGTTGAATTATTATGCTGTACTTGGCATTAAAGCCCGGGTATTGTTGTACAAGAGTGATAAGGCAGGCGCCCTGGCAGCGGCAACGCAGGTGATCAATGAGGCCGGTAAATGGTTTCCATGGACTGCCGGAAACCAGACGCTGCCAGGCATACAGAACCCCGACAGGTCCTTCTCGGCTGAGGTTATATTCGGGGTTCAGAACTACGACCTGTATACACAGCAGCGGAATTTATTTGCTGCCACACTGACCACGACGTCGATATTGGCCCCGGTGCCTGAACGTTTGACGGAGGTTTTTGAAAACAACGAGAATGATTACCGGTTGAGGATCAACTGGGTTTCAGGAGCCGCCAACGGAAAACCATATAAAACCTTTGTGAAATATGATGATGTGGTAACCAAAACCTTGCTTTTCAGAAATCTTCAGCCTCTGCTGCGCCTGTCGGAACTGTATTACATTGCCGCAGAATGTACGGCCGACCAGGGCACCGCTATAAACTATATCAACACAGTACGTAAAAACCGTGGCTTAACCGACCTTGATGGTACAGTTGTAATTAACGACGCACTAAAAATGGAGTATCGGAAAGAGTTCTGGGGAGAAGGCCAAACTTTTTTCTACTACAAGCGAAAAGCAATAAGCAGCATAGCGGGGGGCTTAAAGGATGTAAATGTACCCATGAACCCCGAGAAGTATGTTGTGCCGCTGCCACTTTCCGAAACTCAGAACAGATAA
- a CDS encoding DUF4843 domain-containing protein, whose amino-acid sequence MKTYSIYMVPLFILITFFSCKKSDLITYEGKPALYFSIASVDSLSVNFSLLPDEKKDSVLKIPVSLLGKQLDADATFDVLVNGQVTTAAGGTDYELSGQFSMKAKKSTDTVRIKILRTAKLTSKAYVVGLELKPSAQFSNNLLKINNAKNQDSRVRIFITDILAPTKGWLTTSGKLGTDYYLGRFTKKKLQLVVKIFDFWTFQQLYDDIDQYPDYFGELLYDYLNEQRGAGTPVLEDDGTPMEAGIFFK is encoded by the coding sequence ATGAAAACCTATTCAATTTATATGGTGCCACTTTTCATTCTGATCACGTTTTTTTCCTGTAAAAAAAGCGATCTGATTACCTATGAAGGAAAACCAGCCCTTTATTTCTCCATAGCATCTGTGGATTCCTTGAGCGTGAATTTTTCACTGCTGCCTGATGAAAAAAAAGATTCTGTTCTTAAAATTCCGGTGAGTTTGCTGGGCAAGCAGCTGGATGCAGACGCGACTTTTGACGTTTTGGTAAACGGGCAGGTCACTACGGCTGCCGGCGGTACAGATTATGAGCTATCCGGCCAATTTAGCATGAAGGCAAAGAAAAGTACCGATACGGTGCGCATCAAAATTCTAAGGACAGCAAAACTGACGAGCAAGGCCTATGTGGTTGGTCTTGAACTGAAACCTTCTGCACAGTTTAGCAACAACCTGCTGAAGATCAATAATGCAAAAAACCAGGACAGCAGGGTCCGGATTTTTATAACGGATATACTGGCCCCGACAAAAGGTTGGCTTACCACCTCGGGTAAGCTGGGTACCGATTATTACCTGGGCAGATTTACCAAAAAGAAACTGCAACTGGTTGTTAAAATATTTGATTTCTGGACTTTTCAGCAGTTATATGACGATATCGATCAATACCCTGATTATTTCGGAGAACTTTTGTATGACTATCTGAACGAACAGCGTGGAGCGGGAACGCCCGTGTTGGAGGATGATGGTACCCCGATGGAAGCGGGCATATTTTTTAAATAA
- a CDS encoding PKD-like family lipoprotein, protein MKFLNKMILMFLVGGLFQACKKDPGNYNYIEINEAVVSGLDSLYSVNQGEILQIKPKIAYSRDAAGDTLNYKYSWLRINREGYNAGVPKLIDSATNFNVRMNDNLGVYNYSFRITDKKTGVWKESYFKIFVTNKTYEGWYLLSETGGKQSRLDMLSYKVAAKKYEFMEDVLAASRSTLKLKGTPSFIEFFNTNGVPIINGTQDALVVGTTEMATFLGVDTLEHLPIYDFSVFMEGNKNLAIGPGSKMETLPFNVFLWANHIVYTQYYGKLFPINKMSSGNTNPFKTSRSFGAASVDAVLFNEDASEFVWYPGNGAKSCIKIENETLFKNKIDKDLLYMKYSSYNGGEYFAILKDKTSDKVYLARFTVGKQNYFAEITGTPIAQAEQFEVSGDFGYVFYSVGGKLYEYDFNLKLNKEMADYGSRKISLLKFQYVDPGYYTKNPRYVDINRRLCVCTYDEGNIDRSGTLDLYFIPPINGQLVKEESFSGMGKIVSITYRNRS, encoded by the coding sequence ATGAAATTTTTGAATAAAATGATACTCATGTTCCTGGTTGGGGGCCTTTTTCAGGCCTGTAAAAAAGACCCTGGAAACTATAATTATATCGAAATAAATGAGGCTGTGGTAAGTGGGCTCGATAGCCTTTATAGCGTCAATCAGGGCGAGATTTTACAGATTAAGCCCAAAATTGCCTACAGCAGAGATGCAGCAGGTGACACCCTGAATTACAAATATTCCTGGCTGAGAATCAACAGGGAAGGTTATAATGCCGGTGTCCCCAAGCTGATAGACAGTGCCACCAATTTTAATGTAAGGATGAACGATAATCTTGGTGTATACAACTATTCTTTTCGCATCACAGATAAGAAAACAGGGGTATGGAAAGAGTCTTATTTTAAAATATTTGTAACCAATAAAACCTACGAAGGATGGTACCTTTTATCTGAGACAGGGGGGAAGCAAAGTCGCCTGGACATGCTGAGCTATAAAGTGGCTGCCAAAAAGTATGAATTTATGGAAGATGTATTGGCAGCATCCCGCTCTACTCTCAAACTAAAAGGGACCCCTTCGTTTATAGAATTTTTCAATACCAATGGGGTACCTATTATCAATGGTACCCAGGATGCGCTTGTTGTTGGAACAACAGAAATGGCTACTTTTTTGGGTGTAGATACGCTGGAACATCTTCCGATATATGACTTTTCTGTTTTTATGGAAGGTAATAAAAACCTGGCCATAGGTCCGGGATCGAAAATGGAGACCCTGCCATTCAACGTATTTCTGTGGGCAAACCATATTGTCTACACCCAGTATTATGGAAAACTTTTTCCTATCAACAAGATGTCTTCAGGGAATACAAACCCTTTTAAAACGTCGCGCTCATTCGGTGCTGCATCAGTTGATGCAGTTTTGTTTAATGAGGATGCATCTGAATTTGTATGGTATCCCGGAAATGGGGCAAAATCCTGTATAAAAATTGAGAATGAAACACTTTTTAAGAACAAGATCGATAAGGACCTCCTTTACATGAAATACAGCAGCTATAATGGCGGGGAGTATTTTGCTATTCTGAAGGATAAAACCAGCGATAAGGTATACCTGGCACGATTTACAGTAGGTAAACAGAATTATTTTGCGGAGATTACCGGAACGCCTATTGCACAGGCCGAACAGTTTGAGGTGAGCGGGGATTTTGGCTATGTGTTTTACAGTGTAGGCGGTAAGCTTTACGAATATGATTTTAACCTGAAACTAAACAAGGAAATGGCTGACTATGGTTCCAGGAAAATCAGTCTTTTGAAATTTCAATATGTAGACCCGGGCTACTACACTAAAAACCCACGTTATGTAGACATTAACAGGAGATTGTGTGTTTGTACCTATGATGAGGGCAATATTGATCGTTCGGGTACATTGGACCTATATTTCATTCCGCCAATTAACGGGCAGCTGGTTAAAGAGGAGTCTTTCAGCGGTATGGGAAAAATTGTTAGCATCACTTATAGAAACAGGTCGTAG
- a CDS encoding TlpA disulfide reductase family protein — translation MKKLVPILLMLPFLGVAQKPFSINGNVKGLKTGDKVYLTDRGQLSDSAMVSNGTFKFNGTIADPAQAWLFLNKNPFLKRPEKGEKVDMISLYIEPGQISIAAPDSLSKSVISGTPINEDNKKLRNMLKPVAEKQQALSARYYKLTADQQKDEKLTAEIKEDYGKLSEEDALIKRAFIKANPQSYLSLILMQEQMEDAEYLPEAKKAFHIFNPTLKGTTVGKAIAERFVILNKTAIGQMAIDFEQNDVNGKPVKLSDFKGKYVLLDFWASWCGPCRGENPHVVAAYQKYKNKGFTVLGVSADNKKEDWLKAIADDKLEWTHLSDLTGNNPVLRSYGITGIPSNFLIDPTGKIVASQLRGDTLEKTLEQILNK, via the coding sequence ATGAAAAAACTAGTTCCAATTTTATTGATGCTCCCTTTTTTAGGGGTAGCACAAAAGCCATTTTCTATCAACGGAAATGTGAAAGGCCTGAAAACCGGCGACAAAGTTTACCTGACCGACCGAGGGCAATTGTCGGATTCGGCAATGGTAAGCAATGGTACCTTCAAATTTAATGGTACTATTGCAGACCCCGCCCAGGCCTGGTTGTTTCTGAATAAAAATCCTTTTTTGAAAAGACCTGAGAAGGGCGAAAAGGTTGATATGATTTCCCTTTATATTGAACCAGGCCAGATCAGTATAGCTGCGCCGGATTCACTGAGCAAGAGTGTTATTTCTGGTACACCCATTAACGAGGACAATAAAAAACTCAGAAACATGCTGAAGCCCGTTGCTGAAAAACAACAGGCATTATCTGCCAGGTACTATAAATTAACTGCAGACCAGCAAAAAGATGAAAAGTTAACCGCAGAAATTAAGGAGGACTATGGTAAATTATCAGAAGAAGATGCTTTGATAAAACGTGCCTTTATCAAGGCAAACCCTCAGTCGTACCTCAGTTTAATCCTGATGCAGGAACAAATGGAAGATGCTGAATATCTGCCGGAAGCAAAAAAAGCATTCCATATTTTTAACCCTACTTTAAAGGGAACAACTGTGGGTAAGGCAATAGCTGAAAGATTTGTAATTCTGAATAAGACCGCTATCGGGCAGATGGCAATTGATTTTGAACAAAATGATGTAAACGGTAAGCCGGTTAAATTGTCGGATTTTAAAGGTAAATATGTATTGCTTGATTTCTGGGCTTCCTGGTGCGGACCCTGTCGTGGCGAGAACCCGCATGTGGTTGCTGCCTATCAGAAATACAAAAACAAAGGCTTTACGGTTTTGGGCGTCTCTGCAGACAATAAAAAAGAAGATTGGCTAAAGGCAATTGCTGATGATAAATTGGAATGGACGCATCTTTCTGATTTGACTGGCAACAATCCGGTACTGAGATCGTACGGTATTACAGGTATCCCTTCAAACTTTTTAATAGACCCAACGGGAAAAATCGTGGCTTCACAGCTTAGAGGAGATACCCTTGAAAAAACACTGGAGCAGATATTAAATAAATAA